A genomic region of Rheinheimera sp. MMS21-TC3 contains the following coding sequences:
- a CDS encoding TonB-dependent receptor: protein MFNKKRLTSVIAALAFSNPLWAQSVIGVVTDTSGKPLIGASVSIVGEKVQAITDETGRFKLENLHTLNAEIHVEAKGFAHRNFHFKVPEQGLTDVQLTLLSSAIEVIDVTASPFHASANESALPVSVLAGDNLKMRQAATLGDTLKAEVGVHSSFYGGVASSPIIRGLDGPRVLIMQNGLDSGDASRVGPDHSVAAETSTATQIEVLRGPATLFYGSGAIGGVVNVVDQRIPTDSSTRAEWMLEHNSVNNEQLAAGSVSTGGDNFAVYMDGFVRDNDAYKIPHNASHAEADLGTKVDNSQAKATGFTLGGSYLLENGFVGMSYGRMDREYGIPGHSHAGHDHAQNEQVADVYADLTQNRWQLLSELNLQHDFIRQINTRFAYTDYNHKEIEDGEVGTRFSNDSYEARLEILHRPLFDWLGGISLHYKYSDFSAVGDEAFTPASRSKMLALAWMEERHFGPLLLQLGARIEQVRLDAAKVTLPSLELHAHEAPEQEVHEHDDSGQLFAFNKKFTPYSISAGAVWDFAEGYNFGVSLSRSQRAPSAAELLAFGPHIGTASYEVGALFQLEADHFTVNQQPIKLEIANNIDVSLRKFSGDFGFVFNAFYNQIDNYYYQRNTGLFAESGHDHTAAEHEHADELPLYLFTPADVNLHGFEGQFVWRLAEPYTLTLQADYIRARLQQGGDLPRTPPMRFAAEFAYDLGDVSAGIRATYYLKQNKLAAEETATSGYTLIDASVNYRLYLAQQEISLYIKGQNLTNEYASVHTSFLKDIAPLPSRSVGIGVRGSF, encoded by the coding sequence ATGTTTAACAAAAAGCGATTAACCAGTGTTATTGCTGCGTTAGCCTTTTCTAATCCGCTTTGGGCACAATCGGTAATAGGTGTAGTGACTGACACCTCAGGCAAGCCTTTAATTGGTGCTTCAGTCTCTATTGTTGGTGAAAAAGTGCAAGCAATAACGGATGAAACTGGCCGGTTTAAACTGGAAAACTTGCACACACTTAATGCTGAAATCCATGTTGAAGCTAAAGGCTTTGCTCATCGTAACTTTCATTTTAAGGTGCCAGAGCAAGGCTTAACAGATGTGCAATTAACCTTGTTGTCATCCGCGATAGAAGTAATAGACGTCACAGCTAGTCCATTTCATGCTTCTGCTAATGAATCAGCTTTACCCGTCAGTGTTTTAGCTGGTGATAATTTAAAAATGCGTCAGGCAGCGACCTTAGGTGATACCTTAAAAGCTGAAGTAGGCGTACATAGTAGTTTTTATGGTGGAGTAGCAAGTAGTCCTATTATCCGTGGTTTAGATGGCCCACGAGTGCTAATTATGCAAAATGGTTTAGATTCTGGTGATGCTTCTAGGGTTGGCCCAGACCATAGTGTAGCTGCCGAAACCAGTACCGCCACTCAGATAGAAGTTTTACGCGGCCCAGCAACCTTGTTTTATGGTAGTGGAGCTATAGGCGGTGTAGTTAATGTAGTAGATCAGCGTATACCTACCGATAGCAGTACTCGCGCTGAGTGGATGTTAGAGCATAACTCAGTTAATAATGAGCAGTTAGCAGCAGGTTCAGTAAGTACTGGTGGTGATAACTTTGCTGTTTATATGGATGGCTTTGTTCGAGATAATGATGCTTATAAAATCCCGCATAATGCAAGCCATGCCGAAGCTGACTTAGGCACTAAAGTAGATAATAGCCAAGCTAAAGCTACTGGCTTTACCTTAGGCGGTAGTTATTTGTTAGAAAATGGTTTTGTGGGTATGTCTTATGGGCGCATGGACCGAGAGTACGGTATTCCTGGCCATAGCCATGCAGGGCATGATCATGCTCAGAATGAGCAAGTAGCAGATGTTTATGCTGATTTAACCCAAAATAGATGGCAGCTATTAAGCGAGTTGAATTTACAGCATGATTTTATTAGACAAATTAACACTCGCTTTGCTTATACCGATTATAACCATAAAGAAATTGAAGACGGCGAAGTGGGCACTAGGTTTAGTAACGATAGTTACGAGGCACGGCTAGAGATTCTGCATAGACCACTCTTTGATTGGTTAGGTGGCATTAGCTTACATTATAAATATAGTGACTTTTCGGCTGTAGGTGATGAAGCTTTTACGCCAGCATCTCGTAGCAAAATGCTAGCCTTAGCTTGGATGGAAGAACGGCATTTTGGCCCGTTATTATTGCAATTGGGTGCTAGAATAGAACAGGTCAGGCTTGATGCTGCAAAAGTCACACTACCCAGTTTAGAGCTGCATGCTCATGAGGCACCGGAGCAGGAAGTTCATGAGCATGATGATAGTGGTCAGCTGTTTGCTTTTAATAAAAAGTTTACACCTTATAGTATTTCTGCCGGTGCAGTATGGGATTTTGCAGAAGGTTATAACTTTGGCGTCTCACTATCACGTTCACAGCGAGCACCTTCAGCGGCAGAGTTACTGGCTTTTGGCCCACATATTGGTACTGCCTCGTATGAAGTTGGGGCTTTATTTCAACTAGAAGCAGATCATTTTACGGTTAATCAGCAACCGATTAAGCTAGAAATTGCCAATAATATTGATGTTTCGCTGCGCAAATTTAGCGGTGACTTTGGTTTTGTGTTTAATGCATTTTATAATCAGATTGATAATTATTACTATCAGCGGAATACCGGTTTATTTGCGGAAAGTGGTCATGACCATACGGCAGCTGAACATGAACATGCCGATGAATTGCCTTTGTATTTATTTACCCCTGCAGATGTAAATCTGCATGGTTTTGAAGGTCAGTTTGTATGGCGGCTGGCCGAACCCTACACCTTAACTTTACAGGCCGATTATATTAGGGCCCGCTTACAACAAGGCGGTGATTTACCGCGCACACCACCAATGCGGTTTGCCGCTGAGTTTGCTTATGACTTAGGCGATGTTAGTGCGGGCATTAGAGCGACTTATTATTTAAAACAAAATAAGTTAGCAGCAGAAGAGACAGCCACTTCTGGTTATACTTTAATTGATGCTAGCGTCAACTATCGCTTGTACTTAGCTCAGCAAGAAATATCACTATATATAAAAGGTCAAAACTTAACTAATGAATATGCAAGTGTC